GCCGGCCGGATGCCAGTCCTGCGTCAGCACCACATGCTCGAACGCCCGCGCCAGCCGGTTGATGACGGGCACCACCTCGTCGCCCTGCGGCACGGCCAGCGCGCCCCCGGGCATGAAGTCGTTCTGCACGTCGATCACCAGCAGGCAGTCCTGCGCGCCGTAGGCCATGGTTGCGGTCTCCCTGTCCGTTTCCGTCCGGGCCGGTCAGCCGTTGAAGCCCTTGCCTTCGTCGGCCAGCTTCTGCAGCAGCGGCGCCACGGTCCAGGCTTCGCCGTGGTAGCCCTTGGCATAGCGCTTCATCGACTGGGCGACGTTGAACAGGCCCACCTGGTCCGCGTACAGCATCGGGCCGCCGCGGAACAGCGGGAAGCCGTAGCCGGTCAGGTAGACCATGTCGATGTCCGACGCCTTCGAGGCAATGCCCTCTTCCAGGATCTTGGCGCCCTCGTTGACCAGTGCGAACACCAGGCGCTCGACGATTTCCTCGTCGGAAATCTTGCGGCGCGTGATACCGAGTTCCTTCGAATGCTCGACGATCATCTCGTTGACCTGCTGGTTCGGGTACGGCTTGCGGTCGCCCGCCTTGTAGTCGTACCAGCCCGCGCCGGTCTTCTGGCCAAAGCGGCCCAGTTCGCAGAGCTTGTCGGCGGTCTTCGAGTACTGGATGTCCGGCTTGTCCACGGCGCGGCGCTTGCGGATGGCCCAGCCGATGTCGTTGCCGGCCAGGTCGCCCATGCGGAACGGGCCCATGGCAAAGCCGAACTTCTCGATGGCCTTGTCCACCTGCTCGGGCAGCGCGCCTTCGTCCAGCAGATAGCCGGCCTGGCGGCTGTACTGCTCGATCATGCGGTTGCCGATGAAGCCGTCGCAGACGCCCGACACCACGGCCGTCTTGCGGATCTTCTTGGCGATCTGCATCACGGTGGCCAGCACGTCCTTGCCGGTCTTGTCGCCGCGCACCACTTCCAGCAGCTTCATCACGTTGGCCGGGCTGAAGAAGTGCATGCCCACCACGTCCTGCGGACGCTTGGTGAACGACGCGATCTTGTTGACGTCCAGCGTCGACGTGTTCGACGCCAGGATGGCGCCGTCCTTCATCACTTCGTCCAGCTTCTTGAAGACGATTTCCTTGACGCCCATTTCCTCGAACACGGCCTCGATGACCATGTCGGCGTCCTTGATGTCGTCATAGGACAGCGTGGTGGTCAGCAGGCCCATGCGCTGCTCGACCTTTTCCTGCGTCAGCTTGCCCTTCTTGGCGCTGTTTTCGTAGTTCTTGCGGATCGTGGCCACGCCGCGGTCCAGCGCTTCCTGCTTGGTTTCCAGCATCGTCACGGGGATGCCGGCGTTCAGGAAGTTCATGGTGATGCCGCCGCCCATCGTGCCGGCGCCGATCACGGCCACCTTCTCGACCTTGCGCACCGGCGTGTCGCCGGGGACGTCCGGAATCTTGCTGGCGGCGCGCTCGCCGAAGAACGCATGGCGCAGCGCGCGCGATTCCGGCGTGCCGACCAGGTACATGAACCCTTCGCGCTCTTCCTTCAGACCCTGCTCGAACGGCTTGAGCGATGCGGCCACGGCTTCCACGCACTTCGACGGGGCCGGGAAGCTCTTGGCCACGGCGGCCACGGTGTTCTTGGCGAAGGCCAGGAAACCCTCGGCGTTCTCGTGGCGCACCTTCAGGTCGCGCACCTTCGGGTACGGGCCGGGGGCCGCGGCCACGTTCTGCGCGAACTTGACGGCGGCCGGCAGCACGTCGCCATCGACGATCTCGTCGAACAGCTTCGAACCAGCAAACTTTTCCGAGGGAATGGCCGTGCCGGACACGATCATGTTCAGCGCGTGCTCCAGGCCGATCAGGCGCGGCAGGCGCTGCGTGCCGCCGGCGCCCGGCAGCAGGCCCAGCTTGACTTCGGGCAGCGCGATCTGGGCGCCCTTGGCGGCCACGCGGTAGTTGCAGCCCAGCGCCAGTTCCAGCCCGCCGCCCATGGCGACCGAGTGGATCGCGGCCACGACCGGCTTGGTCGACGCTTCCAGCGCGCGGATCACCGAATGCAGCGTCGGTTCCTGCGTGGCCTTGGGGGTGTTGAATTCGCGGATGTCGGCGCCGCCCGAGAACGCCTTGCCGGCACCGGTAATGACGACGGCCTTGACGGCGGCATCGTCCAGCGCACGGGTCAAGCCTTCGACGATGCCCAGGCGGGTGCTGTGACCGAGCCCGTTGACGGGGGGATTGTCGAGCGTGATAACGGCTACGCCGTCCTGTACCTGATACTGCGCTGTCATACGCGTTCCTTTGGTAGCTGGGAGCCCTTCGTTCTTCCTAGGGGCTCATGGGTTGTCTCGGGATTCGAATTCTCGAATGGAGTTCTTGCTATGGGTACCGCCAGGACTATCGGCGCCGGCCCGGCCGGGCCCGCAATCCCTTGTGCCACAAGCCCCGGGGGCTGGAGAGCGGAACAAGCATACACAAAATAGCACGGTCGTTCAATTTCAATTTTCTGCGATGGAAAGCGCGTCATGCGCGGCCTTCATGCCGCAGTTTTCCGCCGTTCATGTTGAGCCTGCAGGCACCCCGAAACCCTCAGGGGGAACCCGTAGAGCGCGGCGTTCGAAGACGTCGATTATGGAGAAAGAGGCACTTGCAGCGCGGTGCGACGAAGCACGACTCGATTATTTGACGCCGACCTCCAATCGTGGGCGGCGAGAGCCGGTAAACTCGCGCCTTTCGTTTTTCCGGATGCGCGCCTGCCCTGGCTCAGAAAGCCAACGTGCAATGCCGCGCGCCTGACGACCCAGCGACCCTGATGTCTTCCGACCCTACTTCCGACACACACCAGCATCCGGTCGTCGAGCACGACGACCTGCACCGCAAGCTCAAGGCGCGCCACCTGACGATGATCGCCCTGGGCGGCGCCATTGGCACCGGGCTGTTCGTGGCCTCGGGCGCGTCCATCGCCCAGTCCGGCCCCGGCGGCGCGCTGCTGGCCTACTGCCTGATCGGGCTGATGGTCTACTGCCTGATGACGAGCCTGGGCGAGCTGGCCGTCCACATGCCGGTGGCGGGATCGTTCGTTACCTACAGCGCGCTGTACGTGGAGGAAGGATTCGGCTTCGCGCTGGGCTGGAACTACTGGTTCAGCCTGGCCGTGACCATCGCCGTGGAGCTGACGGCCGCGCAACTGGTCATGCAGTACTGGTTCCCGGACGTGCCAGGCATCTATTGGAGCGCGGGCTTCCTGGCGCTGATGTTCGCGCTCAACGCCTTCTCGGTGCGCGGGTTCGGCGAGGCTGAGTACTGGTTCGCGCTAATCAAGATCGTGACCGTCACGGTGTTCCTGATCGTCGGCGTGCTGATGATCTTCGGCATCCTGCAGGGCGGGCCACAGTCGGGCTGGCACAACTTCACCATCGGCGAGGCGCCGTTCGTGGGCGGCCTGCCCGGCATGTTCATGGTGGCGATGATCGCGGGATTCTCGTTCCTCGGCACGGAAACGGTGGGCGTGGCGGCCGGCGAGGCCGACGATCCGTCGCGCACCATCCCGCGCGCCATCCGCCAGACGTTCTGGCGCATCCTGCTGTTCTACGTGCTGGCGATCCTGATCATCGGCGTGCTGATTCCCTACACCGACCCGAGCCTGCTGCGCAACGACGTGACCGACGTGGGCGTCAGCCCGTTCGCGCTGGTGTTCCGCCACGCCGGCCTGGCGCTCGCGGCCGGCGTCATGAACGCGGTGATCCTGACCGCCCTGCTGTCGGCCGGCACATCGAGCATGTACGTCTCGACGCGCATCCTGTACGGCCTGGCCGTCAGCGGCCGCGCACCCCGGGCCTTCGCCCGGCTGACCAACAACGGCGTGCCGTTCAACGCGCTGCTGGCCACCACGGCCGTCGGGGCGCTCTGCTTCTTCAGTTCGCTGTTCGGCGACAAGGCGTTGTACCTGTGGCTGCTCAACACCTCCGCCATGACCGGCTTCTTCGCATGGTTCGGCATCGCGGTCAGCCACTACCGCTTCCGCAAGGGCCTGATCGCCCAGGGCTACCAGGTCACTGACCTGGCCTACCGCTCCCCGCTCTACCCGTTCGGCCCGATCTTTGCCGGCGTCCTGTGCCTGGCCATCGTGGGCGGCCAGAACTACCAGGCCTTCACCGACATCCCGGGCCGCTGGCAGGAAATCGTCGCCACCTATATCGGCGTGCCGGTGTTCCTGGCGCTGTGGCTCGGCTATCGGCTGGTGCGGAAGTCGCGGGTTGTCGCCTATGAAGACATGCCGTTCGAGATCAAGATAAATGGGTAGCTGCCGAGGCGAACGGTTCTGCGCGCTGCGGCGGACTGTGCGGCTGAGCGCCCTGGCATTCGCCCTCTTCATCGTTTTCGCCATGGCCAGGCATCTTGTCGAGGACACCTATGCCGAGTACTTCTGGCCCGTGGTGGCCTATCTTTGCGCGGCGCTGGTTGCGGCTGCCGCGCTGGTCTGGCCGCGCATCCGGCACCGGACCCGCATCGCCGCGGCCGCGCCGTTCCTGCTGCTTACCGTCGCCGGCTTCCTGCTCGCCTGACGGGCTGCCCCCTACACCTCCAGCCACTCCTTCCTGACCTGCGCGTTGGCCTTCAGGTCGCGCGGGGTGCCTTCGAATACGATGTGGCCGTGTCCCATCACGTAGACGCGCTGCGAGATATCCAGCGCGATGGCGAGCTTCTGTTCGATCAGCAGCACCGAGACGCCGCGCTCCTTAAGCGTTTTCAGGAAATCCCCGACCAGTGTGACGATCATCGGCGCCAGGCCCTCGGTGGGTTCGTCGATCAGGATCAGGTCGGGGTCGCCCATCAGGGTGCGGCACAGCGTCAGCATCTGCTGTTCGCCGCCGGACAGCACGCCGGCCGACGTATTCTCGCGTTCCTTGAGGCGCGGGAACATGCGGAACATGTCGTCCACGCTCCAGCGCGGCATCTGCTGGCGCGGGTTGCGTTTCTCGCCGAGCAGCAGGTTCTGGCGCACGGTCAGCGTGGGGAAGATGTCGCGGTTCTCGGGCACGTAGCCGATGCCGGCGTGCGCGATCTCGAACGTGCGGCGGCCCAGGATCTCCTGGCCGCGAAAGCTGACCGACCCCTCGGCGCGGACCATGCCGAGGATGGCCTTGGCCATGGTCGAGCGGCCCACGCCGTTGCGGCCCAGCAGCGCGACGATCTCGCCGTCGTCGATGTGGGCGTCCACGCCGTGCAGGATGTGGCTCTTGCCGTAGTAGGCATGCAGGCCGGTGACTTCGAGCATGGGCTGGCTCATCCAAGCGCTCCTTCTTCGGCGTGTTCGTCGAGCGTGGTGCCCAGGTAGGCTTCCTTGACGCGGCGGTTGTTGCGGATGGCCTCGGGCGTGTCCGTGGCGATGACCTCGCCGTAGACCAGCACCGAAATCCGGTCCGCCAGCCCGAAGACCACGCTCATGTCGTGCTCCACCATCACCAGCGTCTTGCCGGCCGTGACCTTGCGGATCAGTTCGACCGCATGGTCAGATTCAGACCGGCTCATGCCGGCGGTGGGTTCGTCCAGCAGGATCACGTCGGCGCCGCCGGCGATGGTGATGCCGATCTCCAGCGCGCGTTGCTCGGCGTAGGTCAGCAAGCCGGCCTGGGTGTTGCGGCGATGCTGCATGCCGATCAGCTCCAGCACCTCCTCGGCGCGCTCCTTCGCGTCGCGCAGTGCCGACAGCCGGTGCCAGAACGAATACTTGTAGCCCAGCGCCCAGAGCACCGCGCAGCGCAGGTTCTCGAACACCGACAGCCGGTGGAAGATATTCGTGATCTGGAAGCTGCGCGACAGCCCCATCCGGTTGATCTCGAACGGCCGCAGGCCGGCGATGCTCTGCCCGTTCAGCTTCACGGTGCCCGACGTGGGCGAAAACCGCCCGGAGATCAGGTTGAACGTGGTGGACTTGCCCGCGCCATTCGGCCCGATCAGCGCGTGGCGCTCGCCCTTGCCGATGGACAGCGTGACGCCGCGGATGATCTCGGTCTGGCCGAATTTCTTG
This sequence is a window from Cupriavidus pauculus. Protein-coding genes within it:
- a CDS encoding ABC transporter ATP-binding protein, which encodes MSMVALELSDVRKKFGQTEIIRGVTLSIGKGERHALIGPNGAGKSTTFNLISGRFSPTSGTVKLNGQSIAGLRPFEINRMGLSRSFQITNIFHRLSVFENLRCAVLWALGYKYSFWHRLSALRDAKERAEEVLELIGMQHRRNTQAGLLTYAEQRALEIGITIAGGADVILLDEPTAGMSRSESDHAVELIRKVTAGKTLVMVEHDMSVVFGLADRISVLVYGEVIATDTPEAIRNNRRVKEAYLGTTLDEHAEEGALG
- a CDS encoding amino acid permease, whose protein sequence is MSSDPTSDTHQHPVVEHDDLHRKLKARHLTMIALGGAIGTGLFVASGASIAQSGPGGALLAYCLIGLMVYCLMTSLGELAVHMPVAGSFVTYSALYVEEGFGFALGWNYWFSLAVTIAVELTAAQLVMQYWFPDVPGIYWSAGFLALMFALNAFSVRGFGEAEYWFALIKIVTVTVFLIVGVLMIFGILQGGPQSGWHNFTIGEAPFVGGLPGMFMVAMIAGFSFLGTETVGVAAGEADDPSRTIPRAIRQTFWRILLFYVLAILIIGVLIPYTDPSLLRNDVTDVGVSPFALVFRHAGLALAAGVMNAVILTALLSAGTSSMYVSTRILYGLAVSGRAPRAFARLTNNGVPFNALLATTAVGALCFFSSLFGDKALYLWLLNTSAMTGFFAWFGIAVSHYRFRKGLIAQGYQVTDLAYRSPLYPFGPIFAGVLCLAIVGGQNYQAFTDIPGRWQEIVATYIGVPVFLALWLGYRLVRKSRVVAYEDMPFEIKING
- a CDS encoding 3-hydroxyacyl-CoA dehydrogenase NAD-binding domain-containing protein; its protein translation is MTAQYQVQDGVAVITLDNPPVNGLGHSTRLGIVEGLTRALDDAAVKAVVITGAGKAFSGGADIREFNTPKATQEPTLHSVIRALEASTKPVVAAIHSVAMGGGLELALGCNYRVAAKGAQIALPEVKLGLLPGAGGTQRLPRLIGLEHALNMIVSGTAIPSEKFAGSKLFDEIVDGDVLPAAVKFAQNVAAAPGPYPKVRDLKVRHENAEGFLAFAKNTVAAVAKSFPAPSKCVEAVAASLKPFEQGLKEEREGFMYLVGTPESRALRHAFFGERAASKIPDVPGDTPVRKVEKVAVIGAGTMGGGITMNFLNAGIPVTMLETKQEALDRGVATIRKNYENSAKKGKLTQEKVEQRMGLLTTTLSYDDIKDADMVIEAVFEEMGVKEIVFKKLDEVMKDGAILASNTSTLDVNKIASFTKRPQDVVGMHFFSPANVMKLLEVVRGDKTGKDVLATVMQIAKKIRKTAVVSGVCDGFIGNRMIEQYSRQAGYLLDEGALPEQVDKAIEKFGFAMGPFRMGDLAGNDIGWAIRKRRAVDKPDIQYSKTADKLCELGRFGQKTGAGWYDYKAGDRKPYPNQQVNEMIVEHSKELGITRRKISDEEIVERLVFALVNEGAKILEEGIASKASDIDMVYLTGYGFPLFRGGPMLYADQVGLFNVAQSMKRYAKGYHGEAWTVAPLLQKLADEGKGFNG
- a CDS encoding ABC transporter ATP-binding protein — encoded protein: MSQPMLEVTGLHAYYGKSHILHGVDAHIDDGEIVALLGRNGVGRSTMAKAILGMVRAEGSVSFRGQEILGRRTFEIAHAGIGYVPENRDIFPTLTVRQNLLLGEKRNPRQQMPRWSVDDMFRMFPRLKERENTSAGVLSGGEQQMLTLCRTLMGDPDLILIDEPTEGLAPMIVTLVGDFLKTLKERGVSVLLIEQKLAIALDISQRVYVMGHGHIVFEGTPRDLKANAQVRKEWLEV